The following proteins are encoded in a genomic region of Phycisphaera sp.:
- the rplA gene encoding 50S ribosomal protein L1: MGRISKRTTANLKSATQDALPVDKAISTVKKFKGPRFDQTVEVCMHLNLDTKQADQALRGSVALPKGIGQSKKVVAFCSEDKVKTCLEAGAIKAGGEDLVAEIEKGWMDFDVAVASPDMMRVISKLGRVLGPKGLMPSPKAGTVTTDVPQAVQEYAAGKLEYRADSGGNIHAVIGKMSFPEADLKENYEYFVQAIEKIRPNAVKGEYIKKITISGTMTPGVRVFHEAAVVA; this comes from the coding sequence ATGGGACGAATCAGCAAGCGAACAACGGCCAATCTGAAGTCGGCGACCCAGGACGCGTTGCCCGTCGACAAGGCCATCAGCACCGTCAAGAAGTTCAAGGGCCCGCGCTTCGATCAAACGGTCGAGGTGTGCATGCACCTGAACCTGGACACCAAGCAGGCCGATCAGGCTCTGCGTGGCTCGGTCGCGCTGCCCAAGGGCATCGGCCAGAGCAAGAAGGTCGTGGCGTTCTGCAGCGAGGACAAGGTCAAGACCTGCCTCGAAGCGGGCGCGATCAAGGCCGGCGGCGAGGACCTGGTGGCCGAGATCGAGAAGGGCTGGATGGACTTCGACGTCGCGGTCGCCAGCCCCGACATGATGCGGGTCATCAGCAAGCTGGGCCGCGTGCTGGGGCCGAAGGGCCTGATGCCCAGCCCCAAGGCGGGCACGGTGACCACCGACGTGCCCCAGGCCGTGCAGGAGTACGCCGCGGGCAAGCTGGAGTACCGGGCCGATTCGGGCGGGAACATCCACGCGGTGATCGGGAAGATGAGCTTCCCCGAGGCCGACCTGAAAGAGAATTACGAGTACTTCGTGCAGGCGATCGAGAAGATCCGGCCCAACGCGGTCAAGGGCGAGTACATCAAGAAGATCACCATCAGCGGCACGATGACCCCCGGCGTCCGCGTGTTCCACGAGGCCGCCGTCGTCGCTTGA
- the rplK gene encoding 50S ribosomal protein L11, translated as MAKKEVTHVFKIMAPGGSATPAPPLGPVLGAKGVNPGQFIQQFNAATASLNGKIVGCIVTAYSDRSFEFEVKSSPASVLIKEAAGISKGAGTPQTPIGKITREQCRKIAEEKMADLNALTLEAGAEIIAGTARSMGVTVVEG; from the coding sequence ATGGCCAAAAAAGAAGTTACGCACGTCTTCAAGATCATGGCCCCCGGTGGGTCAGCGACGCCCGCGCCGCCGCTGGGCCCGGTGCTGGGTGCCAAGGGTGTGAACCCCGGTCAGTTCATCCAGCAGTTCAACGCCGCCACGGCGAGCCTGAACGGCAAGATCGTGGGCTGCATCGTGACGGCCTACAGCGATCGCTCGTTCGAGTTCGAGGTCAAGAGTTCGCCGGCGTCGGTCCTTATTAAGGAAGCGGCGGGCATCAGCAAGGGTGCCGGCACGCCGCAGACGCCCATCGGCAAGATCACCCGCGAGCAGTGCCGCAAGATCGCCGAAGAGAAGATGGCCGATCTGAACGCCCTCACGCTCGAGGCCGGCGCCGAGATCATCGCAGGAACGGCACGCTCGATGGGCGTCACCGTGGTGGAGGGTTAA
- a CDS encoding phosphomannomutase/phosphoglucomutase, with protein sequence MLGRVFKAYDIRGTYPDLLTDRMAWQVGVGTGRFVLEVAKATGENTPMMRTVVVGRDMRESGPTLTDQLIDGLIRTGVSVIDLGLVDTPMIYFAINHLGCAGGVMVTASHNPPNWNGFKIAGPKARPIGEATGLADIRKHAAMADMRTIDEPSGRVEQRDLWKPYAKHVRHFIREGGAPTRTKPLKVVVDASNAMAGTMIPNVFGKKGELADNYLPGLELITLNMDNTSGEYAHAPNPLVKSNMRMTQEAVIEHDADVGFCYDGDADRCMVVDDEAQIIGCDHLTALLATDALTRHPGAAIVYDLRSSKAVEEDVKKAGGKPVRGRVGHVFMKAAMAEHGAIFGGELSGHFYFQDNFNADSGAIAMSTVLGLLARNKKKLSALIKPIARYTQSGELNYTNEEPQEAINKLEEEIAGDDAIVDNLDGITIDCFKKEGWWINVRMSNTEPLLRLNAEAKDRQTLNRLVDRVGPMLGKRVEH encoded by the coding sequence ATGCTGGGACGTGTTTTTAAGGCGTACGACATCCGCGGAACCTACCCCGACCTGCTGACCGATCGCATGGCCTGGCAGGTGGGCGTGGGCACGGGCCGATTCGTGCTCGAGGTCGCCAAGGCCACCGGCGAGAACACGCCCATGATGCGCACCGTCGTCGTCGGGCGAGACATGCGCGAGAGCGGGCCAACCCTCACCGACCAGCTCATCGACGGGCTCATCCGCACCGGCGTCAGCGTCATCGATCTGGGCCTGGTCGACACGCCCATGATCTACTTCGCCATCAACCATCTCGGCTGCGCGGGCGGCGTCATGGTCACCGCCAGTCATAATCCGCCCAACTGGAACGGCTTCAAGATCGCCGGCCCCAAGGCGCGGCCCATCGGCGAGGCCACCGGGCTGGCCGACATCCGCAAGCACGCCGCCATGGCCGACATGCGCACCATCGACGAGCCCAGCGGCCGCGTCGAGCAGCGCGACCTGTGGAAACCCTACGCCAAGCACGTGCGCCACTTCATCCGCGAGGGTGGCGCGCCAACGCGCACCAAGCCGCTCAAGGTCGTCGTCGACGCCTCCAACGCCATGGCCGGCACCATGATCCCCAACGTCTTCGGCAAGAAGGGCGAGCTCGCAGACAATTACCTGCCTGGTCTCGAGCTCATCACGCTCAACATGGACAACACCAGCGGTGAGTACGCCCACGCGCCCAACCCGCTCGTAAAAAGTAATATGCGCATGACCCAGGAGGCCGTCATCGAGCACGACGCCGACGTCGGCTTCTGCTATGACGGCGACGCCGACCGCTGCATGGTCGTCGACGACGAGGCCCAGATCATCGGCTGCGACCACCTGACCGCGCTCCTGGCCACCGACGCCCTCACCCGCCACCCCGGCGCCGCCATCGTCTACGACCTGCGCTCGAGCAAGGCCGTCGAGGAAGACGTCAAGAAGGCCGGCGGCAAGCCCGTGCGCGGCCGCGTCGGCCACGTGTTCATGAAGGCCGCCATGGCCGAGCATGGGGCCATCTTCGGCGGCGAGCTCAGCGGCCACTTCTACTTCCAGGACAATTTCAATGCCGACTCGGGCGCCATCGCGATGTCGACCGTGCTCGGCCTGCTCGCACGCAACAAGAAGAAGCTCTCGGCGCTCATCAAGCCCATCGCCCGCTACACCCAGAGCGGCGAGCTGAACTACACCAACGAGGAGCCCCAGGAAGCGATCAACAAGCTCGAGGAAGAGATCGCCGGCGACGACGCCATCGTCGACAACCTCGACGGCATCACGATCGATTGCTTCAAGAAGGAGGGCTGGTGGATCAACGTCCGCATGAGCAACACCGAGCCGCTGCTGCGCCTCAACGCCGAGGCCAAGGACCGCCAGACGCTGAACCGGCTGGTCGACCGCGTGGGGCCCATGCTCGGCAAACGCGTGGAGCATTGA